The following proteins are co-located in the Hevea brasiliensis isolate MT/VB/25A 57/8 chromosome 11, ASM3005281v1, whole genome shotgun sequence genome:
- the LOC110654417 gene encoding LOW QUALITY PROTEIN: fe-S cluster assembly factor HCF101, chloroplastic (The sequence of the model RefSeq protein was modified relative to this genomic sequence to represent the inferred CDS: inserted 1 base in 1 codon), with the protein MRSEFAQIXQSEPLLAMQSSLHSPSKMPLLCAPSSLYISLQTLKSQSKAGLLLPGKCLRFSSIYCSLHSLKLHKTKAASFQGASAISTETAESDVLKALSQIIDPDFGTDIVSCGFVKDLEIDEALEEVSFRLELTTPACPVKDMFEQRANEVVAMIPWVKNVKVTMSAQPARPVFAGQLPAGLQTISNIVAVSSCKGGVGKSTVAVNLAYTLAGMGARVGIFDADVYGPSLPTMVSPENRLLEMNSEKRTIIPTEYLGVKLVSFGFAGQGRAIMRGPMVSGVINQLLTTTEWGELDYLVIDMPPGTGDIQLTLCQVVPLTAAVIVTTPQKLAFIDVAKGVRMFSKLKVPCIAVVENMCHFDADGKRYYPFGRGSGSQVVQQFGIPHLFDLPIRPTLSASGDSGIPEAVADPQGEVAKTFQNLGICVVQQCAKIRQQVSTAVTYDKSIKVIKVKVPDSDEEFLLHPATVRRNDRSAQSVDEWTGEQKLQYTDVPEDIEPEEIRPMGNYAVQITWPDGFNQIAPYDQLQAMERLVGVPETAPITA; encoded by the exons ATGAGGTCAGAGTTCGCTCAAA ATCAGTCCGAGCCACTTCTTGCAATGCAAAGCTCTCTTCACTCTCCCTCTAAAATGCCACTACTCTGTGCACCTTCTTCGCTGTACATCTCCTTACAGACCTTAAAATCACAATCAAAAGCAG GACTACTTCTGCCGGGGAAATGTCTTCGGTTTTCATCTATATATTGCTCACTTCACTCTCTGAAACTTCATAAAACCAAAGCTGCTTCTTTCCAAG gcgcTTCTGCAATATCAACTGAGACAGCTGAGAGTGATGTGTTAAAAGCCTTGTCTCAGATTATAGACCCTGACTTTGGAACAGACATTGTATCATGTGGGTTTGTGAAGGATCTGGAGATTGATGAAGCTCTGGAGGAG GTTTCATTTCGGTTGGAGCTCACAACACCAGCATGTCCAGTCAAGGACATG TTTGAACAGAGGGCAAATGAAGTGGTGGCTATGATTCCTTGGGTCAAGAATGTGAAAGTAACAATGTCAGCACAACCAGCCAGACCTGTTTTTGCAGGGCAACTTCCTGCTGGGTTGCAGACAATTTCAAATATTGTGGCAGTTTCAAGTTGCAAG GGAGGTGTGGGGAAATCAACTGTAGCTGTAAATCTTGCATATACTTTGGCTGGTATGGGTGCTAGAGTAGGCATTTTTGATGCTGATGTCTATGGTCCAAGCTTGCCAACAATGGTCTCCCCTGAAAACCGACTGCTAGAGatg AATTCAGAGAAGAGAACCATTATTCCAACTGAATACTTGGGAGTCAAGTTGGTATCTTTCGGATTTGCTGGACAAGGTCGTGCGATAATGCGAGGTCCAATGGTTTCTGGGGTCATAAATCAACTTCTGACTACCACTGAGTG GGGGGAGCTTGATTACCTTGTAATTGACATGCCACCTGGAACTGGTGACATACAGCTTACTTTATGCCAG GTTGTCCCGTTAACTGCTGCTGTTATTGTGACCACCCCCCAAAAGCTAGCATTTATCGATGTTGCCAAAGGAGTTCGCATGTTTTCCAAGCTTAAG GTGCCTTGCATTGCTGTAGTTGAGAATATGTGCCACTTTGATGCTGATGGGAAACGCTATTACCCATTTGGTAGAGGTTCAGGTTCTCAG GTTGTCCAGCAGTTCGGAATCCCTCATTTGTTTGATCTTCCAATTAGGCCAACT CTATCTGCTTCTGGAGATAGTGGAATCCCGGAAGCTGTGGCTGATCCTCAAGGTGAAGTTGCCAAGACATTTCAGAACCTTGGAATTTGTGTTGTGCAACAATGTGCCAAGATTCGTCAGCAAG TGTCAACAGCTGTCACATATGATAAATCAATAAAGGTAATCAAGGTGAAGGTGCCAGATTCAGATGAAGAGTTCCTTTTGCATCCTGCAACTGTCAGACGGAATGACCGCTCTGCCCAAAGTGTG GATGAATGGACTGGGGAACAAAAACTGCAGTACACTGATGTTCCTGAAGATATTGAACCTGAAGAAATTCGGCCTATGGGAAACTACGCTGTGCAAATAACATGGCCAGACGGATTTAACCAG ATTGCTCCGTATGATCAACTGCAAGCAATGGAACGGCTAGTCGGTGTTCCTGAAACAGCTCCTATTACG GCATGA